One genomic window of Diospyros lotus cultivar Yz01 chromosome 8, ASM1463336v1, whole genome shotgun sequence includes the following:
- the LOC127807741 gene encoding uncharacterized protein LOC127807741, with translation MSAHRGRPSTRSLGRGQPAPTPAPVSDTLGESNGGLRQEMDEVHEGLAGIQRTIEMLATNQVRNDQGQEQVQGLESNAGGQLLKNFMALRPPEFYGGINVLAAKNWMLSVEKHLRTMGCSNAQRVQFATFILRGDAERWWESARQRFIGREPSWVEFQEAFNGQFFPDWIREQKTYEFIELVQGSKSMAQYETEFIFLARFALELVSTEAKKTAKFQKGLRADIRHALAGARILDYLTVVQRAYVIERDKIELGNGQRCIKEQARHMRRECPRSQDKAMANIEVKCFRCGQKGHLANNCSQLAQPQYEGQRFRGQGPQLNQRLAAPRAQEVVPQMMMPQHPAAADKPRMQGKVFALTATNAKQGNEIIQASLKTRIPENCRGNGYKGFSTF, from the exons ATGAGTGCTCATCGAGGAAGGCCATCGACCCGAAGCTTAGGCCGTGGCCAACCTGCACCCACACCTGCACCTGTGTCTGATACTTTGGGGGAGTCCAATGGAGGGCTGCGACAAGAGATGGATGAGGTGCATGAAGGTTTAGCAGGGATACAGAGGACGATTGAGATGCTTGCTACCAATCAAGTGAGGAATGATCAGGGACAGGAACAA GTTCAAGGGTTGGAGAGCAATGCGGGAGGCCAACTATTGAAGAATTTTATGGCGCTTCGACCTCCTGAATTCTATGGAGGTATCAATGTCTTGGCAGCGAAAAATTGGATGTTATCCGTCGAGAAGCACCTTCGGACTATGGGGTGTAGCAATGCACAACGGGTGCAATTTGCCACCTTCATTTTGAGAGGAGATGCTGAAAGATGGTGGGAAAGCGCTCGTCAGAGGTTCATAGGTAGGGAACCCTCTTGGGTTGAATTTCAAGAAGCATTTAATGGGCAATTTTTCCCCGACTGGATTCGAGAGCAGAAGACATATGAGTTTATTGAGCTAGTGCAAGGAAGTAAGTCAATGGCTCAGTATGAGACTGAGTTCATTTTCTTAGCCAGATTTGCTCTAGAATTGGTGTCGACTGAAGCGAAGAAAACTGCAAAATTCCAGAAGGGTCTACGAGCTGACATTCGACATGCATTAGCTGGAGCAAGGATTTTGGATTACTTAACTGTGGTACAGAGAGCTTACGTCATTGAACGAGACAAGATTGAACTAGGGAATGGACAACGATGCATAAAGGAACAG GCAAGGCACATGCGAAGAGAATGTCCTCGTAGTCAAGATAAGGCAATGGCTAACATAGAAGTGAAGTGCTTTCGATGTGGACAGAAGGGTCACCTAGCAAATAATTGTTCGCAATTGGCCCAGCCTCAGTACGAAGGACAAAGATTTAGAGGACAGGGACCCCAGCTTAACCAGAGGCTAGCAGCACCTAGGGCACAAGAAGTAGTCCCACAGATGATGATGCCACAGCACCCTGCTGCTGCAGATAAACCCCGTATGCAAGGAAAGGTGTTTGCCCTAACAGCAACAAATGCAAAGCAAGGGAACGAGATAATTCAAG CATCCCTCAAGACACGCATCCCAGAAAATTGTCGAGGCAATGGATATAAAGGTTTCAGCACTTtctga